In Nocardioides bizhenqiangii, the DNA window AAGAGCCGACCTGCCGGTTGACGAGGCGTCGTACCTCCGTCTCGCGGGCGTCGGCGTCGCTGTCGCCGAGCAGCCCCGCCACGATCCGGTCGACGAGCTCCTGCGGCGCGACCCGCTGCAGCGCGGTGTAGGCCGACCACGACGAGAGGCCCGGCCCCCGGCCGGGCATCGCACCGAACGTGCCGACCATCTGCGCCGCCAGCCGCTGCAGCTGCTGCTGGTCGCCGCTCTGGAGCGCCTCGACGAGCTGGTCGCGGAACGCCTGCAGCGCGGCGGCGTTGTCGCGGACCCCGGACCCGTCGGCGCCGTCCCCCTCCGAGGCCTCGCTGCTCGAGCCTGTCGAGACCCCGTCCCCGACCAGGGCCGGGAAGTAGACGTCGAAGAGGGCGTCGAAGGTGGTGCGCTGGGACTGCTTCTTGACCAGGGTCGCGGCGAGCACGTCGCGCACGTGCGCGCGGTCGCCCCAGCCGACGGCACCCAGCGCGGCGACCGAGTCGAGGTCCTCCGCGAGAGAGACGGACAGGCCGGCGGCCCGGAGCGCCTCGATGAAGGAGAGGTGCCGGTCGAGCAGACCGGAGGTTTCGCGTGCCATCGCCGTCAGCGCTTGTCGAGCAGTAGCTCCTTGACGGCTCGCTCCTGGTCGGAGGCGTGCTTGAGGACGGCACCGAGGGTGTCGGAGATCGCCTTCTCGTCGAGGTCGCGGATCTCGAGCGCGATCAAGGTGCGCGCCCAGTCGACGGACTCGGCGATCGAGGGCGCCTTCTTGAGCTCGAGGTCCCTGAGCCTGCCCACCGTCGCGACCAGCTGCTCGGCGATCCGGTCGTCCAGGTCGGACACCTGGGCCTGCAGGATCGCCCGCTCGCGCTCCGCGTCGGGATAGTCGAGGTGCAGGTAGAGACAGCGCCGCTTGACCGCTTCGGAGAGCTCGCGGCTCGCGTTGGACGTGAGTACGACGTACGGCCGTCGCGTCGCCGCCACGGTGCCGAGCTCAGGGATGGTCACCTGGAAGTCCGACAGCACCTCGAGCAGCAGACCCTCGACCTCGACGTCGGTCTTGTCGACCTCGTCGATGAGCAGCACCGTCGGCTCGTCCTGGCGGATCGCCGTCAGCAACGGCCGGGTCAGCAGGAACTCCTCCGTGAAAATGTCGTCGTGGGTCTGGTCCCAGTCCAGACCTTCGCCCGCCCCGGTCTGGGCCTGGATTCGGAGCAGCTGCTTCTTGTAGTTCCACTCGTAGAGCGCCCTGGCCTCGTCGAGGCCCTCGTAGCACTGCAGCCGCACCAGCGTCGCGTCGGTCGCCCGCGCAACTGCCTTGGCCAGCTCGGTCTTGCCCACACCGGCGGGTCCCTCGAGCAGCAACGGCTTCTCCAGGGCACCGGCCAGGAACGCGGTCGTGGCGGTCGCTGCGTCGGCGAGATAGCCGGCCTGCGTCAGCCGATCGGCGGCCTGCGTCGGGGAGGAGAACCAGGTCATGCCCCCATCCTGCCGTGACTCCCGCCGAGACGAGGCACCGTCCAAAGGTTCCTCGTCGGCCACGCGGTCGCGGCCAGCGGTGAGGGTCGATCGAGGACCGTCAGGTGTCGCGGTATCGGGCTTGGCGCACCGATGCGATAAGGCCGTCTTATCAGTCCTGAGAATTGGCGGTTGAAAAAATCTCGAACCAGTGAAATCGCGCGTTCTACGCGGGGATTCGGCAGAAATCAGGCCCTATTTCTCTGAAATGCAGGCCGTCACAGATTCGGAACTTGGCAAAGAAAAGGTAAATAGCGTCCCACTTCATTTCGGGGATGCGTCACTGGTGATTCGCCGCTGCGCTCGGGACCGCGGCCCATTACCGGGGCTCCAACTCCAACTCTCTTAGGGGGATTTCGTCATGCTCAAAAACACCACGAACCGGGTGCGCGACCTCCGTCGCGACGACAACGGCTTCACGCTCATCGAGCTCCTGATGGTCATCATCATCCTCGCCATCCTCGCTGCGGTCGTCGTGTTCTCTGTTCGCGCCATCGACGACAACGGCGAGCAGGCTGCCTGCGAGGCCGAGGTCCGTGCGGTCGAGACCGCCGTCGAGGCCCGCTACGCCGATCGCGGCAGCTACCCCAACACCGTCGGCCAGCTCGTGACCGAGGGCTTCCTTCGCGATGACCCGGGCGAGGCATCGACCCTCGTCCCCGCGACGACGGTCTCTAACACCGGGGTTCTCGGAAACGACGGCGGCTGCTGATCACGCGACCGAGGAGGGCTGCCGCTCCAGGCCGCCCTCCTTCGGTCTTCACAGGGGAACTCTCATGCACCAGCACCTGCACCGGATCGGCGACCGGGTCGACCTGCTCCTCAACTCCCTTTGGGACGCGAGAGGTACCGATCTGATCCTGACCGCCGGCCTGCCGCCCATGATCCGGGTCGACGGCACGCTCGCACCGGTGCCCGGCCAGTCCGTGCTCGCCGGCGACGACACCGACGCCCTCCTCGCCGAGGTGCTCACGGCCGCGCAAGCCGAGGTGTGGGACACCCAGCACGAGTACGACTTCTCGTTCTCCTGGCGCGAACATGCTCGGATCCGCGGCAACGCGTTCACCCAGCGCGGGCTGACCGCGGTGGCGCTGCGGATGATCCCGCGGGAGATCCCGACCCTGGACACCCTCGGCCTGCCGCCGGTGCTGCGAGACCTGTCGCTTCGTCATCAGGGACTGATCCTGATGACCGGACCGACCGGGTCCGGCAAGTCGACCACGCTGGCTTCGCTGGTCGACCTCATCAACAGCAACCGGGGCTGCCACATCATCACTGTCGAGGACCCGATCGAGTACGTCCACGACCACAAGATGGCCGCGGTCAACCAGCGCGAGGTCGGCACCGACACCGGCAGCTTCGGCAACGCGCTGCGCTCGGTGCTCCGCGAGGACCCCGACGTGCTGCTGGTCGGCGAGATGCGCGATCTGGAGTCGATCTCTTTTGCGCTCACCGTCGCCGAGACCGGGCACCTGGTCTTCGCGACGCTGCACACCAACGACACCGCTCAGTCTCTAGGCCGGATGATTGACGTCTTCCCGGGCGACCAACAGGCGCAGATCCGGGTCCAGCTCGCGTCGGCGCTCAGCTGCGTGGTCTACCAGCGGCTGATCCCGCGGATCGGCGGCGGCATGACGGCCGCCTACGAGGTGCTGGTCGCAACCCCGGCCGTGCGCAACCTGATCAAGGAAGGCAAGACCCACCAGCTCCGCAACTCGCTGGTGACGGGCGCCCGCGACGGGATGAACACGCTCGAGCACTCGCTGTCGCACTTGGTGCAGCAGGGCGTGGTGAGCCTCGACGACGCCGTCGCGCGCAGCCTCTATCCGAAGGACATCGAGGTCCGGCCGCGGATGTCGGCCGCTGTGGCTCCATAAGCACGCACGACGCCAGGGGGAATCATGAAGATGCGGGGACGGCACAAGTCCGAGTCCGCGGTGGCGGTTGCGCCTTCCGACGCCGACGACGAGCGACTGGCCGGCCTGCTGGTCGCGGCCCGGCTGGTCGAGCCCTACCAGATCGACGCGGCCCGGGCGGGTCAGGACTCGGGAACGCTGGCCGAGAAGCTGATCACCGCCGGCGTGGTCGGTGACGACGCCATCGCCCGCACCCTGGCCGACCACTACGAGTGCGTGCTGCTGGACTTCCGCGACGTGAAGCCCGAGTCCGAGGCACTGGCTCTGCTCACTCCCGAGCAGGCGCGGACGCTTCGCGCGTTGCCACTCACCACCGATGGGGACGCGGTCACGGTCGCCGTCCTCGACCCGTCCCCTCCGCGGGTCGAGGCAGTGGCGGCCGTCGCCGGTCGTCTCGTCGTCCCCGCCGTTGCCACCCACCGCGACCTCGACCGGGCACTCGACTCGGCGTACCGCGCTACCCGCGACGTCGGCAGCCACGTCCAGGCCTACGAGGCGCGCGACCAGCTGCGGCGAGAGGCCGCCCAGTTCGACGCGGCCGGCGCCAGTGAGGATGCGCCGGTCGTCCGGGTCGTCCAGATGGTCATCACCCAGGGCTTGCGAGACCGAGCGTCGGACATCCACATGGAGCCGTCCGGGGACCGGATCCGGGTGCGCTACCGCATCGACGGCGCACTGACCGACGTGCTGGACCTCCCGGGCTCCATCGGCCCGGCGATCGTCAGCCGCGTCAAGATCCTCAGTGGCATGAACATCGTCGAGCGGCGCCGGCCACAGGACGGCCAGATCAGCATGGAGATCGAGGGTCGCGAGGTCGACATCCGGGTGTCGACCACGGCAGTGATCGGCGGCGAGAAGGTGGTCATGCGACTGCTCGACAAGAGCCGGCCGCTCTTCCAGCTCGAGCAGCTCGGGATGGCGCGGGAGGTCGCCGAGCGCTACAGCGGGCTGATCCACTCGCCGTACGGCATGGTGATCTGCGCCGGCCCGACCGGCGGCGGCAAGACCACCACCCTCTACGCGTCTCTCGGCGAGCTCGACAGCCCCGAGCGCAACATCATGACGATCGAGGACCCGGTGGAGTACACCTTCGACTCGATCAACCAGATCCAGATCAACGAGCAGGCCGGCATCAGCTTCGCCGGCGGGCTGAAGTCGATCCTGCGACAGGACCCCGACATCATCCTGGTCGGCGAGATCCGGGACGTCGACACCGCCCGGATCGCCGTCCAGTCGGCCCTCACCGGCCACTTCGTGCTCTCCTCCCTACACGCCACCGAGGCGGTCTCCGCGCTCTACCGGCTGCTCGACATGGGCATCGAGTCGTTCCTTATCGCGTCGTCGGTCACTGCTGTCGTCGCTCAACGGCTGGTGCGGCGCAGCTGCACGTCCTGCCTGGAACCGTACGAACCATCGGCCGAGGAGCTCGCGTTCCTTCGCACGTTCGGGTCTGCGGAGCCGGTGAGCGGTTTCGTGCACGGGGCCGGCTGCAACATCTGTGCGCAAACCGGCTTCCTCGAGCGGATCGGCGTCTACGAGCTGCTCGCGGTCACCGACGAGGTGCGCGAGCTGATCGTCGACCGGGCTCCGCAGGACGAGATGCGCAAGGTCGCCCAGCACCAGGGCATGCGCACCCTGCAGGAGCAGGCAGCAGATCTGGTCCTCGCCGGCACCACGACCGCCGCCGAGGTCATGCGCTCCATCTACGTGGCAGGAGTGTGAGATGCCGAAGTTCGCCTACGTCGCGGTGACACCGGACGGCCAGCAGGTCAAGGGCAAGACCCGGGCCACCAGCCGCGGCGACGCCGAGGTCGCGCTCTACGGCAAGCAGCTCCGGGACCTGCGGGTCAAGGAGAGGACGAGCGTCCTCAAGTACGAGATCAGCGGCCCGCGGATCAAGAAGGCCGACGTGATGCACCTGTCGCGGCAGATCGCGGCCTTCCTCCGAGCCGGGCTGCCGATCCTCGAAGCCGTGCACACGATCGGCGCCGAGAGCGAGAGCTCCTCGGTGCGCCGCATGATGAACGACATCGAGGACGGGCTTCGGACCGGGGAGCGGTTCTCCGACTGCCTCGAGCGCTATCCGAAGGTGTTTCCGGGCTTCTACCGCGGCATGGTCCGCTCCGCCGAGCTCACCGGCGAGCTGGACACCGTGCTGGCGCGGCTCGCGATCTACATCGAGCGCGACCTCGAAGCCCGGCGCAAGATCAAGGCGGCACTGATCTACCCCGCCGCCGTCGCGGTGATGTCGGTGGTGACGGTACTGGTGCTCTCGATCTACGTGCTGCCGAAATTCGCGGACTTCTTCGCTGACCTCGACGCCGAGCTGCCGCTGCCCACGCGGATGCTGATGGCGGTCACCGACTTCCTCGGCAACTGGTGGTGGGCACTCGCCGGTGGGCTCGGACTCTTCATCTTCCTGGGGTTCCTGATCACCCGGTTCCAGTGGGGCAAGTACGCCCGGGACGCGTTCATCCTCAAGGTTCCGATCCTGGGGGAGACGATCCGCTACTCGTTGGTCGAGCGGTTCTGCCGAGTGCTGTCCTCGATGGTCGGCGCCGGCGTCAACCTCACCGAGGCGCTCGCGGTCACCACCGATGCGCTGCGCAACCGGGTCTTCATCAAGCGCCTCGGCGAGGTCTCCGACGCGATGCTCGAGGGCGAGGGCATCTCCGGACCGCTGGCCCGGACCCAGCTCTTCCCCGGCACGGCTACCCAGATGCTGCGCGTCGGCGAGGAGACCGGGTCCCTCGACGACCAGCTCCGGGTGACGGCTGAGTACTACGAGGTCGAGCTCGACTACAAGATCAAGAAGCTGACGGCGATCTTCGAGCCGCTGGTCATCGTGGTGATGGGCGGAATCGTCGGCTTCGTCGCCGTTGCACTGGTGTCCGCGATGTACGGCATCTTCAACCAGGTGGAGATCTGATGGTCGAAGTCACCCGCCTGCGCTCGGCAGCGCGTTCCGATGTCGGAACGTCGCTGGTCGAGACGCTGGTGGCGCTCGTCATCCTCAGCATCGCAGCAGTTGCGATCCTGGCCGGGCTGCAGCTCAGCGTGGTCACGTCCGACGTCCATCGGAAGCAGAGCTCGGGCGGTGCCAACGTCCGGGGGTACGCCGAGAAGATCGAGCAGTACCTCAACACCACTGCCAACTACGTGCCGTGCGCCGGCGCCAACGCCTACAGCCCTGGCACGGTCGGCTACACCGTCCCCGCAGGGCACAACGCGCAGCAAGCCGCGGCCGTACCGCTCGTGGGGAACGGCACCGCTGCCGCCTGCCCTGGCGGCGACGACGGTGTCCAGCGGCTGCGCCTGACGGTTGCCAGCTCGGACGGCCGGGCGACCGAGACGCTCACCATCGTGGTGCGTCGCAGCTGCGAGGCGGGGACGGCATGCGCGTGATCCGGCGCCTGCGCGCCCTCGGACGACGGGACGACGGCTTCACCCTCGTCGAGATGATCGTGAACGTCGCCATCATCGGCGTCATCGCCTCGGCTTTGGCCGGCGTCGTCATCAGCTACCTGAAGACCACGGCCGCCACCGAGTCGCGACTGGTCGAGTCGCACGACGTGCAGTTCGCCGCGGCGTACTGGCAGCGAGACGTCGCCAGCATCGGAGTCCGCACCTACGACTCCGGGACCAAGACCTTCCCGCTCCAGCAGTCCGTCAACGTCACCCCAGCCTGCAGCATGCCGGCCGGCACGACCACGGTGGTGACGCTGGCCTGGAGCGAGTACACCGACCTCGACTCGACCGCGGCGCCGACCACGATCACCGTGTCGTACGTCGCCGAGCCCGACGCCGGCGGCTACAACTTGCTTCGGGTCCGGTGCACCGGGTCCACCAAGGACTCCCAGTTCGAGGTGACCCACAGCCTCAACGCCCTTCCGACCGCGACCTGCAATGTCGCCTGCACGAGCGCACCCGATGTGCCGACCGTCGTCGAGCTCCACCTGTCGGTCCGGGATCCGGACCGCAACGGCGGCACGGCTCTCACCGCCACCCTGGCGGGCGAGCGGAGGCAGACATGATCCGCCGACTCCACCGCCGATTCCGCCGGAGCGACGAGAGGGGTGCGCTCCTCATCATCGCCATCATCATCATCACGGTTGTTGCGCTCGTCACCGGTGCGCTCCTGACGCACAGCGAGACCAGCCTCCGCGCGACCGTCACGCTGCGCGACGTCGCGCGGGCGGCGTACGCAGCCGACGGGGCCGCGCAGGTGGCGATCAACGACCTCAGGACCGGGTACAACGTGGGTAGCGGCGAGCCCAACCCGTGGTACTACACGAACGCGGTAGGTACGGGGTGCTTCGGGTACGACGGCACCGGCGGTGCGACGACGCCCAAGGACACCCTGATCCTCGACAACCTGATCCCGAAGCAATCAGGTGAGACGCAGAGCGTCATGTCGGCCGCGGTGCAATGCACCCCCGAGGACGCCACGGGTGAGCAGGGATCGGCGGTGCCGATCAACAACGCCAACAAGCCCGGCAATGCCATCCTGACGTTGGGGACTGGCGGGGAGAACGGCTTCGCGTTCAAGACCAACGGCTCCGGCGCTGCCTTCCGGGTACGCGGCGGGGTCTGGTCCAACAGCAACATCTTCCGGGACAACAACGGCACCCTCGAGTCGACCGAGAGCATCCGGGCCGTCACCGGCTGCACACCCGCAAACGCCATGGTGGCTCCGATCGTCAACTGCAATGCGAGCGCCGCTCCGGACCCGAACTACCCCAGCGATCTCGACATCGCCGGCACCGGGATTCCGGCCCTGCAGACCCCGCCGCTCAGCTGCCCGAACGGCGGCACGGTGACGCTGTCGCCCGGCTACTACGACGACGTCAACAAGCTCAACGCGCTCACCGACACCAATCAGGACTGCTTCATCCATCTGCAGCCCGGGACCTACTACTTCGACTTCCACAGCAGCAGCGACCCGCTCTACGACTTCGACATCACGGGGAATGCAGGCAGCGAGTGGCGGATCGGCGGCCGAAAGACGCTTGTCGCCGGCACCCTCACCAGCGACACCTCCGTGCCTGGGCGGTGCGTCAACCCGATCGACGACGTCAACGCGAACGGTGTGCAACTGATCTTCGGCGGCGACAGCCGGATGGTCATCAATGCGAACGGTCAGGCGTCGGCCGTCGAGATCTGCGGCAGCTACCACGCCAGCCGGCCGCCGATCGCGATCTACGGACAGAAGACGGGGACAGCAGTGCCGACCACCCTCAGCGGCGGCACGGCGCTCACCACGTCCGGAACGCCGACCGTGACACCGGCTGGCACGGACAATACGTTCACTGGCGCCACGGCAGCTGCTCTGCAGGACCCGGGCAATGGCGTCGCGACCTGGTTCCGCCCCAGCGGGGGAAACCCCAATGTGTCACGCACCATCACGATGAATGGATTCGCGCCCGGCACTGCGTTGCCCAAGGGCACTGTGGTGACGGGGGCACAGCTCATCGTCCGCCACAAGGCCGCGCAGAACAACGCCGGCACCGCATCGACGATCACCATGACTCCGACCACACCCGGGAGCACCGCGCTCGGTGCCATCACGCTGCAGCGTCCGGGCTCGCTCACCACGCAGACGATCAACCTCGCCACCGATTCGAGTACGACTGCGCAGTACGCCTCGCTGCAGAAGCAGATTCACGACAACGGTTACAGCGGTGCGAACTTCGACTTCACCGCCTCAATCGCGAGAAACCTGGGCAACACCGCGACCGCGGAGCTCGATGCCGTTCGGCTGGAGCTCACCTACTACGTACCCCAGCTGCGCGGCCAGACGACCGCCGCGATCCCCGGCAACACGGTCGCGACTGTCGGTGGCGCCCCGGTCATCCAGGCGCTGGGCAACTCGACGACGCTCTACATCCAGGGCACGAGCTATGTCCCGCTGGCGAAGATCGACCTGTCACTCAACAACATCGACGAGTCCGTCTTCAGATTCGGTGTGATCGCACGGTCGCTGGTCGTCTTCGAGACCGGCTCGTTCAGCTATCCGGGCGCGGTCATCGAGCTGCCGGACAACTCGCCTGGCTTCGGGTTCGAGCGGACGATCGTCCAGCTGGAGGTCTACCTGTGTCCGGGTGTGGCCAGTGGATGCACAACGTCCAACGGGGAGCTCACGCTGGAAGCTAGGGTGGAACTCCACGACGACGGCGGGACACCCGGACCGCCACATCGAGAAGTGACCGTCCTCAGCTGGAGCCACAAGCGCTGACCGAGATACCGACCTTCGTCGTCGCCATCTTCGCCGCCGTCCTCGGGTTGGCGGTCGGCTCGTTCCTCAACGTGGTGATCCACAGGGTGCCGCGCGGCGAGTCAGTGGTCAGTCCACCTTCGGCTTGCCCCTCGTGCGGCGCCCGGATCCGGAACCGGCACAACGTCCCGGTCCTCGGGTGGCTGGTGCTGCGCGGCCGCTGCTACGACTGCAAGGAGCCGATCAGCCCGCGCTATCCACTGGTCGAAGCCGGCACCGGTGTGCTGTTCGCCCTCACAACGATCCGGTTCGCCAACGACCTGTCGGCGCTGCCGGCGTACCTGTGTTTCGTTGCGATCGGGATCGCGCTGGCGCTCATCGACCTGGACGTGAAGCGGCTGCCCAACGTGATCGTGCTGCCGTCGTACCCCGTCCTCGCCGTGCTGCTCGCGATCGACACCGACCCGGATGCGCTGCTCCGCGCCGCAATCGGCGCTGCAGCTCTCTTCGGGTTCTACCTTCTCGTGGCCCTGGCAGCGCCTGGCGCGATGGGGTTCGGTGACGTCAAGCTCGCGGGTGTGGTCGGCGGGATGTCCGCGTACCTGTCGTGGGGCACGTTCCTGGTCGGTGCGTTCCTCGGATTTCTGTTCGGTGCACTTGCCGGCCTGATGCTGATCGCGGCCGGACGGGCAGCGCGCAAGACCGCGCTTCCGTTCGGCCCGTTCATGATCCTGGGAGGCATGACGGCGGTCCTCGGTGCCGGCTACCTCGGCGACTACTACCTGGACTCCATCGGGTTCTGATCGCGCTGGCCGGCCGCGGCCTTGTTTCGAGAGCTCCCTCGCACCTCAACCAGGGGCGATGAACTCGTGACCCGGCGCGCGTCTGCTCGTTGACAGAGCGTCGACAAACACCACACCCGCGGTTGGGCCCGCGGGTGGTCGACAGTTCCATCGACGGCGCTCCGCGAAAGGGGGACGACGTGTCCGACGTGCGCATTCAATGGCTGCGAACGGCCGCGACGTCGCTCCGTACAGCGCTCACCGCCGCGGCTTTGACCCTGCTGCTGGGGTTCGGCGCTGCCAGCGTCCTCAGCGCACCGCAGCCGCCCGCGGCACAGGTCGATCTCTCCGCCGAGGACGAGCCCACCAGCCGGTTGATGGAGCGGCACCAGTGCTCGACGACCGGCTTCGAACCCGGCGTCATCCCCGCGACCGCCATCATCC includes these proteins:
- a CDS encoding competence type IV pilus major pilin ComGC gives rise to the protein MLKNTTNRVRDLRRDDNGFTLIELLMVIIILAILAAVVVFSVRAIDDNGEQAACEAEVRAVETAVEARYADRGSYPNTVGQLVTEGFLRDDPGEASTLVPATTVSNTGVLGNDGGC
- a CDS encoding type IV pilus modification PilV family protein, with translation MVEVTRLRSAARSDVGTSLVETLVALVILSIAAVAILAGLQLSVVTSDVHRKQSSGGANVRGYAEKIEQYLNTTANYVPCAGANAYSPGTVGYTVPAGHNAQQAAAVPLVGNGTAAACPGGDDGVQRLRLTVASSDGRATETLTIVVRRSCEAGTACA
- a CDS encoding type II secretion system F family protein, which produces MPKFAYVAVTPDGQQVKGKTRATSRGDAEVALYGKQLRDLRVKERTSVLKYEISGPRIKKADVMHLSRQIAAFLRAGLPILEAVHTIGAESESSSVRRMMNDIEDGLRTGERFSDCLERYPKVFPGFYRGMVRSAELTGELDTVLARLAIYIERDLEARRKIKAALIYPAAVAVMSVVTVLVLSIYVLPKFADFFADLDAELPLPTRMLMAVTDFLGNWWWALAGGLGLFIFLGFLITRFQWGKYARDAFILKVPILGETIRYSLVERFCRVLSSMVGAGVNLTEALAVTTDALRNRVFIKRLGEVSDAMLEGEGISGPLARTQLFPGTATQMLRVGEETGSLDDQLRVTAEYYEVELDYKIKKLTAIFEPLVIVVMGGIVGFVAVALVSAMYGIFNQVEI
- a CDS encoding prepilin peptidase, with amino-acid sequence MPRGESVVSPPSACPSCGARIRNRHNVPVLGWLVLRGRCYDCKEPISPRYPLVEAGTGVLFALTTIRFANDLSALPAYLCFVAIGIALALIDLDVKRLPNVIVLPSYPVLAVLLAIDTDPDALLRAAIGAAALFGFYLLVALAAPGAMGFGDVKLAGVVGGMSAYLSWGTFLVGAFLGFLFGALAGLMLIAAGRAARKTALPFGPFMILGGMTAVLGAGYLGDYYLDSIGF
- a CDS encoding GspE/PulE family protein, whose translation is MKMRGRHKSESAVAVAPSDADDERLAGLLVAARLVEPYQIDAARAGQDSGTLAEKLITAGVVGDDAIARTLADHYECVLLDFRDVKPESEALALLTPEQARTLRALPLTTDGDAVTVAVLDPSPPRVEAVAAVAGRLVVPAVATHRDLDRALDSAYRATRDVGSHVQAYEARDQLRREAAQFDAAGASEDAPVVRVVQMVITQGLRDRASDIHMEPSGDRIRVRYRIDGALTDVLDLPGSIGPAIVSRVKILSGMNIVERRRPQDGQISMEIEGREVDIRVSTTAVIGGEKVVMRLLDKSRPLFQLEQLGMAREVAERYSGLIHSPYGMVICAGPTGGGKTTTLYASLGELDSPERNIMTIEDPVEYTFDSINQIQINEQAGISFAGGLKSILRQDPDIILVGEIRDVDTARIAVQSALTGHFVLSSLHATEAVSALYRLLDMGIESFLIASSVTAVVAQRLVRRSCTSCLEPYEPSAEELAFLRTFGSAEPVSGFVHGAGCNICAQTGFLERIGVYELLAVTDEVRELIVDRAPQDEMRKVAQHQGMRTLQEQAADLVLAGTTTAAEVMRSIYVAGV
- a CDS encoding prepilin-type N-terminal cleavage/methylation domain-containing protein — protein: MRVIRRLRALGRRDDGFTLVEMIVNVAIIGVIASALAGVVISYLKTTAATESRLVESHDVQFAAAYWQRDVASIGVRTYDSGTKTFPLQQSVNVTPACSMPAGTTTVVTLAWSEYTDLDSTAAPTTITVSYVAEPDAGGYNLLRVRCTGSTKDSQFEVTHSLNALPTATCNVACTSAPDVPTVVELHLSVRDPDRNGGTALTATLAGERRQT
- a CDS encoding type IV pilus twitching motility protein PilT; the encoded protein is MHQHLHRIGDRVDLLLNSLWDARGTDLILTAGLPPMIRVDGTLAPVPGQSVLAGDDTDALLAEVLTAAQAEVWDTQHEYDFSFSWREHARIRGNAFTQRGLTAVALRMIPREIPTLDTLGLPPVLRDLSLRHQGLILMTGPTGSGKSTTLASLVDLINSNRGCHIITVEDPIEYVHDHKMAAVNQREVGTDTGSFGNALRSVLREDPDVLLVGEMRDLESISFALTVAETGHLVFATLHTNDTAQSLGRMIDVFPGDQQAQIRVQLASALSCVVYQRLIPRIGGGMTAAYEVLVATPAVRNLIKEGKTHQLRNSLVTGARDGMNTLEHSLSHLVQQGVVSLDDAVARSLYPKDIEVRPRMSAAVAP
- a CDS encoding AAA family ATPase — its product is MTWFSSPTQAADRLTQAGYLADAATATTAFLAGALEKPLLLEGPAGVGKTELAKAVARATDATLVRLQCYEGLDEARALYEWNYKKQLLRIQAQTGAGEGLDWDQTHDDIFTEEFLLTRPLLTAIRQDEPTVLLIDEVDKTDVEVEGLLLEVLSDFQVTIPELGTVAATRRPYVVLTSNASRELSEAVKRRCLYLHLDYPDAERERAILQAQVSDLDDRIAEQLVATVGRLRDLELKKAPSIAESVDWARTLIALEIRDLDEKAISDTLGAVLKHASDQERAVKELLLDKR